Part of the Drosophila santomea strain STO CAGO 1482 chromosome 2L, Prin_Dsan_1.1, whole genome shotgun sequence genome is shown below.
AGCAGCGTCGATATAAAGGTAAGGTCGAAGCACATGAAGGGCTGCTCATCGTTGGGGATGGCGCAGATCTCCTGTGCCTTCTTGCGGTAAGCCTCCACAGTTGTTTCGCCACCAGCCAGCGGATCCACCAGACCCGACTCGATGGCGCGCTCAAAGTAGTAGCTGAACGCGGCCACCGCGTGCTGCTTGAGAGTGAAGGGCTTGGGCTTGACCAGCGGCATCACCTTGCTCTTGACCAGCTCCAGACAGGCATCGAAGTCCACGATGGGCTGCTCGGCACTGGACTTGCCGTTCTCCTTGCCGCTGACCTTGTACTGCACATTGCCGTATGTCCATGTACGATTGGCGATTATGGGATTCACGCAGACGCTCTCCAGCACCGAATCCTCCTTCTTGTAGCCGTGCGTGAAGACGGCATGACGGGCGGCCATCAGACCCAGTCCCAGATAGCTGTGCGTGAAGACGTTGATCTTCTTGCTGGAGGTCACCACCTCGTGCATGTACTTGTCGTACACGGGCACCTGGTCCGGATCCGTTGGCGAGAAGGTAACCTGCGTGCTACCGCCGCCCAAGTCCAGGGCAGCTGCCTGGTTCGTCTTGGACAGGCGGCCCAGCAGGAAGTTCACGGTAAACCAGCTGAAGATGCCCTCGTCCGTGCCGTCCATGATCTCGACGGCATCCATATCGACACTAAACTCGGATTTGGCGAAGAGATCTCGGACGGCATTCAGTATGTTTTCCGCCTTGCTGGCGGGCAGGAGTCTCAGGCCGGCTGTCGCTTTCAGAACCAGCGGTGTGGATGACCAGTGCTCCTTGGGTATGAAGGCGCGGGCCTCGTCCAGCAGCAGTTTGATGGAGTGGGCACCCTCGGCAGGATTATCCGCAAAGGAGCTCAAACCCGGCTTGCGCTCCCTGAACAGCTCCTCGTACAGCACCAGCTTGTTGTCGATGAAGCTGCGATTGAACTTGTAGGCCAGCACACGGCTGCCCGTGGACCCGGCATCGATGATGGCCGCATACTGCACCTTGCTGTAGCCAAACTTGGAGGCCAGACGGGCCAGATACGGACTGGCGTTCTCGGAGACGAAGCCTGCATCATGGTCAGGCGTTGGTTGATTCGTGTTGGGTTTTTTAGTGAGAACATGGCGAACGGGTGGCGGAAAATGGGGTTCCACATGGGCGTAGGACACGGTAACAGTGGGAAAATCAGATGGTTTGGTTAGTACAACTTTGGGAACTTCGTTTTTGACATAATACAAGTGGTACACACCGAAGACAAAGAGCAGGAGGATGACGGAGATGACCAGGCACAGGAAGGAGATCTTGAGGCCGCTGGGCCCGCGGTTTCCGCCACTGCTGGCATTTGGTGATCCACTGTTTTTCCGCCGCGGTGGCTTCTCGTCCGTGGCCAGCTGAAAGTGCgaaaaacaaattagtttTGCGACCGGAGAATTGGGTTATTTGATGGAGTTTCTTGGCCAAGTTCTTTGGGTCTACCAGCTTATATTCGTATTTCATGGCTCGTTCCGTTGCCTCTGGTGGTACCGCATTTATGCATGGCCGGTCTCTTGGTCGGAACACATTTCAGTTGTTTGCTGCTCAAATATTAACACGCTGGCTGTTTGCTATCTCTTGAAATGTCAATGAATTTcatttcttctctttttttcagTCTATTATGGGCTTTATCGTTAACATGAGCGAGGGCTACAGTGTGCGTGGCTCATCGATAACGCTAACCAGGGCTGCAACGGCAACCCTTGGCAACGGTAATTCAGGGCAGTTCGTAAAAAGAAACGGTTACTTTAAATGTTATAAACTTTTAAAGCGCATTTTTGGCTATTTCAACGAGTAATTGATTCAGAACGTATAACTATATTCCATTTTATGATTCTAGTACATAtgaattatttgttttttatcttGGTTCGTCTAAAAATGGCAGAAaatagtttaaacaaatttgtttctgaggcattttaaatgttatataGTTTTAATTGGTAGTTTACTAACATTTTTGTGAAACCTCTCCCTAACTTGCGAAAAGGGACTTCTCAAAGTTCAAAGTCATGCCAAGTTACACATTTTCGCTGTGCAAGCGGCACACCAGTGTCCATTTGACTAGTATCTTATCGCATAGCCTTCTGGTAACCAGTGATAAGACGCAATCAGTTTTTGGGGACGACTGGCGTGTCTGGGCACCACCACTGGCAACAATCATAAGTGGGGCGGGCCACAAAGTGATCTTTTAGCttgattaaatattaaagttgCCAAACAAAACCTGATGAAATTCCCGCTGTTTAAACAAATGTTCCGTTGTTGGTAAGCGACTGACGCAAAAATAGTTAAAGCCAATGAAAAGTAGTCAAACAAACTACGAATAGCGTATAGAGTATATATAATTTAGCATTAATGGAGTTGACAGGGCGACCCTCTATATGTactttatacatatgtactttgTACAATCAAGTAGACCCATTATTTTTGAATACACAGGTTACTTCCCAGCCATTAAACTGATGGCATAAGTGACACTCATTAAATTATTCAGGGTGTGAACTTATCGCATATGTTTCCAGGCGCACGCTACTGTAATCAATAATATACTGATAACTGGCAACGTGGGCGGCATTTGTGCCTATCCACAATGAGTAAGAAGCCTGCTCCTATCGCAAAGTGCATATTCCTGTTGGGGAATGCTTTAATCGGTTCTATAGATAGCAGCTAAAATGATTACTGATGTATTTCAATGCCCAGCAGTAAATAGCATCAGCTGGAAAATAAATCTTTATGAATAAACCAACAACGCTTCTACTTGAACGTAGGATAGTGTAAATGATAAAGGTACCCTGAACCATTTAGCCACAGAAGCCGGGAAAGATAGGCAGACGGAAAGATACAAAAGTATCTAGTATCTAGTATGTGGTATCTAACATTGAGTAGCGTGTACACGTACACGAGGGTTAAGGCCACGTTAGCAACCAGACACTATCTGCACTCACTTGCAACCGGTTCCGGCTGGCTCGCATCCTGTTCTCCACCCACTTGCGATGCAAATCAGACCAAACTATCCAATCCGATCCAATCGCCCCCGAAATCTGCCACTCTATGTGTACCCGTGATCTTTGGGTTCCGATGCGAGAAAGCGATTGAAAAAGTTGTCTAGCGAGATTCAAATGAAACGGCAAAAAAGGCTGAAACTGCTGCCAACTAAATTGTTGGCCTTTTCTAcgctacattttttttatcagcCCCCCGAATGACCTTGCAAATGAGAAAGTTGCTGAGCCTGGTCACCCTAGTGCAAATACGAAGATACTTCAAAATAAGCCGGCCGGCTTTCATTTCCACATTGAAAACTTACTGCACACTTCGTGCTACTACTTTGTAATTAAAAGGTAATTTGCTTAATTGTTAACAAAAGCAATTCCGCATCTATATTTAAAAGTCTTGTAAACATAGAATTTGAGATACAAATTGGCACAATCGAATAGAATAGAACTTGAAACGATTATTTAGCGagtcatttgattttttactTCCGCGTCAAAAGAGCAACAATTGtaggtatatgtatgtgtgtgcgcgtgtttgtgtgtgtgtgtgagcgccATGAAATTGGCATAAAATGTGTGCTGTGATTGCCCTTTTAACCTTTCCTTACTTTTCTCTTTCGCACATCGGTGTTCGTCATTCTGTCGTCGTTACTTTGCActtaaattatgtaaatacGCGAGCGTTTGTTTATTTCCGATCGATCTCTGCCGATCGCCGAGCGGAACGCACTAATGTCGATCTAATCTAATGTGGGCGCGCCCGCCGAATAAATGACTGCGAGCAGAATGCCAACGCGCACGGAATGGCGTCTtgaaataaactaaaaacatttatttaccACCTGCTCATTTATATGCTGCAGCCCTATCAGCTGTTTGCAGCGGCGCGCGTTATCAGGGAAGACGGTCACACTGCGGGGGCGGCAGGGCTGCCAAAAATAACTTTGGATAGCATAGAAATATTTGAAGTTGTGAAATTATGCGAATTTAATCTATTTTCACTTGAAGGACATTTTATATTCCGTACTTTGTAACATAACTGGCAAATAAAAGAGAATATTCTCTGTGCCTAAGTCCGTATGTCAAATCAATAAGGATTccaattatcattttatgatAGATTCATTCATAGCTTcttatcataatttttgattttatttattaagtatcaattaacattttgtttattaattatattaaaaatcaaaaatgggCGTAAGTTATGGTTTTACCTAGTTTCCATAAAAGATATTCCCAAATAGGGTTTATTGGATAGTAGATAGAGATAAGACTCCAGTGCTGGACAGTGACGAAAAACTGTTTATACCATATTAAAAAAGCGTTGATTGCTCGAAGAAACTTAATCCCAGATAAAGTTCAGATCACTAGACAAACGGATTTTTAAAATCATACATTAATCATATATTAAACAGACGAAAATCtataactttaaaaaaaatgtagaacCGACATTTGCCAGCACTGAACCTATCGCTGCACAGCTGATCGCCCGCCAATCAGCTGGGCGATAGTTGCCGTATCGATAACCGTGGCATCGATAACGATATGTGTATTTTCCTGCTCTCTCTGCACCAACACAAAACACGCAACTAAATTTCGGTTAAAAACCCCAACTAAAAACAATGCAATCGAAACGGAACCAATTAAGTGATTAAGTGGCCAACGCGGCGGCGCCGAAAAGCGAGCGCAGTGAATTTTCCGGATGAAATCGCGTTTTCGGGGAAACTtacacaaacattttttttcgtaaGCGCTCTCATGTTGTCTCTTTCGCACAGCAGAATTACTagttgctgtgtgtgtgcgtgcgtgcgtttgtgtgtgccGTATGCCGTATGccagtgtgtgcgtgcgtgattgtgtgtgtgagtgacTTTGACTGCAGTTCGCGTAcgttttttattaatacaccacataacaacaacaaaaacaacaacaaacagtaATGGAaactaaacatatttaatgcGAGGAGACCAGAAATCGTCGGACACGGCAAGGCTTCATCACCatcgccaccaccaccacagcaacaacaacaaattactACAGCATGTATGCCAGTGTGCGTGAACGTATTTGTgttaaataatgtttaaacATTTCTGATTTCGCACACAAAACATTATTGAGTTGTAGTCACCAGCAGAGAGGAGCAATTGAAGCAAACGAAGAAGAGGTAAGTGCAAAAAGCAGACAattgttataaacaaaatgtgtCAAAAGTTCGTCATGTCGTCGCGCGCTCTTTCTCTCATTTGGCTCgttctccctctctctctctctctctccgctCTGTCCTTCTCTCTCCCGCCACGccgaaaagaaattaattttgatattttttccctgcttttttgttgcactctctcgctctcgcaaacttttaattttaatttgctatGCGCAGCGAATTCGCGCgcaaaggcagcaaaaaaaagaggcatagcaaaggcagcagcaacaacaataaaggCAAAGTAATAAACGTCAAAATGCCAGACGGACAATGCCGCCACTCTCTCTCTTCCTCTCTCACGCGCTCTTTCCGtcgctgtgtgcgtgtgtgtgtgtgtttgggtttgctagctttttgtttttatcaatTATTTAGGTGTTTGCCTTAAAAAGAATTACTGAAACGCAAAAAAATGCCAATACTTGTGTACTCCTGATCCAAGAAAAATGGGGTGAAAGGACACTATCGCCTGAAAAGgaagaaatgcaaatgctaCAAGGGCCATGTGAGAAGGGAAGGAGAGTGTGTGAGagtcacacgcacacacacctcAAGCAATTCTGATAAGAacaattgttaattgtttgaAAGCCAACATTCCAATAGTCCAAGTCCATTCGCGCAGTCATTGGAAATAAACGGAAAACGTAAATAACATTGTATTTCCACGCTAAATCAGAAATTCTTCGCCAAGTGATGAAATAAATATGCCCAATGCAGtcagaaaataattaaaatggcaTTGTAATCATTTTCTGTTACCTTTCAATAGACTTTCTAAACTATGTATTGTGATGCTCAAAACTCGTATTTTGTAATGCATATACTGAATACTTAATATAAAAAAGACTATTGGAAAATAGTTTTCGTACCGTGAATTAGAAATATGACTTTAATCACGTACGCAATCGAAGAAAACTGTGTGACTCCCCTTCAACATACACACATTGTACCTATAAAGaagactaaaaataaaatgagatGGTTTTATGcccattaattaaaaaaacacaataTTAAAAAGGTTTAATTTTCAAGTAATTTATCAAAATCCTGTTTTGGTTATATGATCTATATAATTGTACGCTGTAATGTTTGCTATTGCTTCTCAGTCTCACtttcttttgcatttgttgttaATATGAAATGTCGACGTCATTGAAATTGATTCATGGAGTCCAATTACAAAACAATCTGAACAAAAGGCATTTTACCAATAAAGAAAGAAGAAGAAATAGCCGAGGAGAGCATTTTTCCCTTTGTCGAATTCGAATTCCAATCAGCATTCTCCCATTTACTCTCTCTCAAGAAATTCATTCACGACTCAGTTTTCGTTACAATCTGATTAAATACTTAACTATAATTTGCATAATCAAttaacaacaaaattaaagaCGATCTTTGGCACTGTTAGGTCTACATTGCGCTAGCATTAATGTAAGCTGCCTGCTCGCAATGACAGTCCACAAAATGTTTGAGAGAGCGGTTCGATGAAGTTTGACGGCTCTCTCGCCATGTGTTTGAGTTGCATGCGGTTGAAGGCGAGCGAAACGTCGAATAATAACGGTAAAGATGTAGTACTTTTTGGATTTCGCAGCCGGTCGAACACGAAAATCGGCGCTGTCGTCGCGCCGTGTAAAAAATGTGAGCGAAAAcagcaaaataaatttgtaaaaaatatatagaaaataaaaatcgcGCCGCCCAACCGAATATCTGCAATCGAATTTCAAAGAAAGGCCTTGCCATCTGaaatatattcatttcaaagcagtgagtgtgtgtgtgcaatccatgttttttctgtgtgcaaagttcaaaggcaaaagcaaaaagaaaaggcaATAGCAAGTagcaaaggcaaaaggaaatcaaatctAAATCAATGTAATCTAAAtcaaatgttatttaaaaacGTAAGTTCAAGGAAGTGAAGAGTGTAAATTCTTAAACGAATCAAAGCACATGTGCCACCGTCCCCCCTTTCAACCCATCCCTCCCATCGCTCTGTCTCGCTCACTCGCTCGCTGGCGAAATTTCcaatgcaaatcaaatggaaatcaacagatcaaatacaaatacaacaacaaattcgTTTTCGCAAACAtcgagaacaacaacaaacagctcGAAACGGAACAGAAGAGACTTCAAAAAGAGGAGAGCGcgaaaaaagtgaaatgcgCATTTTTTATTGTCAATTTTTCAAACGGCACATTTGGACCTGGACCGTGTGATTTTCTTGCTCTCACTCGTGCTCCGTTGCTCTCGATCGCAcgctcactcactcactctgTCGCTCTCTTTGCTTTGCTAACGGAACTGCCGTCTTCTTCTTCACCTTCTtgttcgttgttgttgttaggCAAAAGCAACGCCAAAATGGAAAGgaaaatttttgttgttgcggtGCGTTGCCCTTTGCTTGTGCGCTctccaataaaaacaacaaccacaacaactaATGAATGAATGTGgtagcagaagcagcaacttcaaaaaaaacagcaacagcgcaGATACATTACGATAATTTTCTCGCTCATCTGGCGTCTTTATGACATTATGTACGctacatttttgattttatatttaacacCTGCTGTTCTTCCATCAACATTTTTATGTGCATATGAGATAAGTGCATCAGAATGTGCATGTGAGTGCGTGCTGCAATTGCGATCAACAGCTGTTGCAGGGAGAGCaaaagagagaaggagagagagagagagggagagagaagAGTGAATATCCGTGcctatgtatgtgtgtgtccttgcttttggttttcttttgtggcattttgttgttgcagctgaAAGAATATTTCCCGTAAGGGGGGTTTTTGGAAGATTCCAATATGCCATCGAAACCGAATCTAAAATTAGCTTTCTAGgttaaataaatgaattaacAAAACAACATGGCGAACTGATTgacacattttaaaaatatatcgtTATAGTTCTGATAATAGTTTAAAGAACCACTTTCATATTTGCAGCCAACGTTATGATTAAATTCGCCTCAAATACaagcaataataaataatataaataaaacccgaaagaaaaaagttcaacattTAGTaaagaaagcaaacaaacttTAAAAACACTTGCATTAACGAAATCGTAGCCATTAGCTTTAACAAAATCGCGTAAAAATTTTGAGCAGAACTTAGCAAGCCTATAAAAGTACGCCTTCCAATagttattatatatacacgcattatatacatatgcatatacacaGCCATAgcacttacatacatacatatatacatatacaacaTCGGTCAAAGGGAATTCTAAAGGAAAAAACCCACAAGGGAAGCGAATGAACGATACGGAATCGTGGAAAAAGTGCGTTATATGCTAACGGTGCAATCAAATCTTAATGTAGCCAAGCGATACTAACATATATAGcacataatatataaatatatatttcttacATCCATCAAGTAAATCAACAATTTTTACAATCCGCGAACTTTAAGCAGCTTCAAAATCAACCAACGCAATTACTTTAAGAGATTTACTTTATCGGTAAATGGACAAGCATAAAAAACATACGAATATtggagaaaaagaaaacaaaaatcaagtgcaaattgcaacaaattattctaaatattaaaatgagAATTATACGAAATTTCCaatattaaacttaaattatCCTATTATTCATAGGCCTAAGTAATGAAAATTAGATTTTATATATGCGCCCCAAGTGCTTAATTAACAACAACTAGAGCAACAACACCACAACCAAATCAAGATTAAGAAAAAACTAtgtaaaacaacaacaacctcAACAAACAGCGAATCGAGCAATATTATCAATAATAAATCTGTACATTGTTAAATGTTAAAACTCAAATTTAAACAACGCTAGCAACCTGCCAATatcaacaacaaataaaacaacaactaATGCGGTGCCCAGGAATCATCGCCCACTTAAGCATCCCGCAACAGGAAAAGTGCACAGAAAATCCCCAAGGAGTCGGATATCATCCTCGAGTGGGGCAGACTAAAGGATACGCAGTTCTCGCTGCAACGAAGTCCAGCGGCCTTGGATTAACTAAACGCCCATTTAGGGCGGAGGGAACCCCCTCTATGAGGCAACCAACACttgcagcagcaccagcaacgATTTGGATCCGGATCCCCATATGGATATACATATGAAAAAACTAACTAAGCCACGGTAAGTCGATTCAATTACCAAATTACTTGAGGCATATCACTCGTCACTTGTTACAATAACAATATCAATATCATAATGCTCAATTGTTTATGTAGAGGCGCCAAATAGTATTTGCAGTACTATTATGTGTTAAATGGATGTACTGCCTTATGGTTTTTCTATTCTatatcataatttttgtgGTCTAGGTTCTTGAGAAATTGCTATGTCAACGTAACGAAAAAGGGTCAAATTAGGGGATtaaatagagagagagagacacTTCTAAAATGAACCCAATATGTTTAGGGCCCAATCAATTGTAATGGCAGCGAGCTTAATCTCTGGACATTTCGCCAGTGTCCATCAGTGACAATAAAGCAAACGCTACGCACACGACATCGAATCGGATCTGCTTAAAACTTTTCTCATTTCTGCGAAGCGAACCGTTTTCTTTCCGGTTCTGGGTTCTTTTCCCGTTTTCTCATTTTTTATTGTCAATGAGCTGCGGCGGCCACTAAAATgtataattgaaaattgtacgCCCACATTTACTGCGCACACACAGGCGgacaaacagccaaacaaactgacaaacaaacaaactaacaaacaaacaagcacgGGACAGGCACAAGCACATCCATATAATAGATACGTATAAAGAGTCGCACcaaaaaagctgaaaaaggAGAGGAAAAAGCGGTCCCCAGTTGCTTTTAGCGCCATGCAATAAacagagcgagagagcgcTGCCAAGTTTTGCGGGTTTTCTTGGCCTGCTCTTTTCCGCCAACTCAGACGGTTATCTGAAAggccacccaccacccacta
Proteins encoded:
- the LOC120452788 gene encoding ectonucleoside triphosphate diphosphohydrolase 5 isoform X4; translated protein: MKYEYKLLATDEKPPRRKNSGSPNASSGGNRGPSGLKISFLCLVISVILLLFVFGFVSENASPYLARLASKFGYSKVQYAAIIDAGSTGSRVLAYKFNRSFIDNKLVLYEELFRERKPGLSSFADNPAEGAHSIKLLLDEARAFIPKEHWSSTPLVLKATAGLRLLPASKAENILNAVRDLFAKSEFSVDMDAVEIMDGTDEGIFSWFTVNFLLGRLSKTNQAAALDLGGGSTQVTFSPTDPDQVPVYDKYMHEVVTSSKKINVFTHSYLGLGLMAARHAVFTHGYKKEDSVLESVCVNPIIANRTWTYGNVQYKVSGKENGKSSAEQPIVDFDACLELVKSKVMPLVKPKPFTLKQHAVAAFSYYFERAIESGLVDPLAGGETTVEAYRKKAQEICAIPNDEQPFMCFDLTFISTLLREGFGLNDGKKIKLYKKIDGHEISWALGCAYNVLTSDEKFSNS
- the LOC120452788 gene encoding ectonucleoside triphosphate diphosphohydrolase 5 isoform X1, whose amino-acid sequence is MTNTDVRKRKLATDEKPPRRKNSGSPNASSGGNRGPSGLKISFLCLVISVILLLFVFGVYHLYYVKNEVPKVVLTKPSDFPTVTVSYAHVEPHFPPPVRHVLTKKPNTNQPTPDHDAGFVSENASPYLARLASKFGYSKVQYAAIIDAGSTGSRVLAYKFNRSFIDNKLVLYEELFRERKPGLSSFADNPAEGAHSIKLLLDEARAFIPKEHWSSTPLVLKATAGLRLLPASKAENILNAVRDLFAKSEFSVDMDAVEIMDGTDEGIFSWFTVNFLLGRLSKTNQAAALDLGGGSTQVTFSPTDPDQVPVYDKYMHEVVTSSKKINVFTHSYLGLGLMAARHAVFTHGYKKEDSVLESVCVNPIIANRTWTYGNVQYKVSGKENGKSSAEQPIVDFDACLELVKSKVMPLVKPKPFTLKQHAVAAFSYYFERAIESGLVDPLAGGETTVEAYRKKAQEICAIPNDEQPFMCFDLTFISTLLREGFGLNDGKKIKLYKKIDGHEISWALGCAYNVLTSDEKFSNS
- the LOC120452788 gene encoding ectonucleoside triphosphate diphosphohydrolase 5 isoform X2 — protein: MTNTDVRKRKLATDEKPPRRKNSGSPNASSGGNRGPSGLKISFLCLVISVILLLFVFGFVSENASPYLARLASKFGYSKVQYAAIIDAGSTGSRVLAYKFNRSFIDNKLVLYEELFRERKPGLSSFADNPAEGAHSIKLLLDEARAFIPKEHWSSTPLVLKATAGLRLLPASKAENILNAVRDLFAKSEFSVDMDAVEIMDGTDEGIFSWFTVNFLLGRLSKTNQAAALDLGGGSTQVTFSPTDPDQVPVYDKYMHEVVTSSKKINVFTHSYLGLGLMAARHAVFTHGYKKEDSVLESVCVNPIIANRTWTYGNVQYKVSGKENGKSSAEQPIVDFDACLELVKSKVMPLVKPKPFTLKQHAVAAFSYYFERAIESGLVDPLAGGETTVEAYRKKAQEICAIPNDEQPFMCFDLTFISTLLREGFGLNDGKKIKLYKKIDGHEISWALGCAYNVLTSDEKFSNS
- the LOC120452788 gene encoding ectonucleoside triphosphate diphosphohydrolase 5 isoform X3, yielding MRASRNRLQLATDEKPPRRKNSGSPNASSGGNRGPSGLKISFLCLVISVILLLFVFGFVSENASPYLARLASKFGYSKVQYAAIIDAGSTGSRVLAYKFNRSFIDNKLVLYEELFRERKPGLSSFADNPAEGAHSIKLLLDEARAFIPKEHWSSTPLVLKATAGLRLLPASKAENILNAVRDLFAKSEFSVDMDAVEIMDGTDEGIFSWFTVNFLLGRLSKTNQAAALDLGGGSTQVTFSPTDPDQVPVYDKYMHEVVTSSKKINVFTHSYLGLGLMAARHAVFTHGYKKEDSVLESVCVNPIIANRTWTYGNVQYKVSGKENGKSSAEQPIVDFDACLELVKSKVMPLVKPKPFTLKQHAVAAFSYYFERAIESGLVDPLAGGETTVEAYRKKAQEICAIPNDEQPFMCFDLTFISTLLREGFGLNDGKKIKLYKKIDGHEISWALGCAYNVLTSDEKFSNS